A genomic segment from Corylus avellana chromosome ca5, CavTom2PMs-1.0 encodes:
- the LOC132181389 gene encoding uncharacterized protein LOC132181389 isoform X1 has translation MGCTSSMYAVGRKKKKKLSVPEVVVFLPSMRIPEQSNLQRPLRGLIPKDLADRLSCIRNQIVLVAEDTALAGGSAITELRQALEEYLSVLIGLTKKENGIEGLVEFKWKNLEDGRHQETCVANSWFELLSVVHLMAMLTLSEADSLMIPKDHSGSGIRVVSSDCKRDAVDLLLKAAGYLEFCVRDVLVCMPPDIKEKLPKDLQDGVLEAISIQALGQGTEIQLGLAVECQKATLSVKRRLACEQLSYFSQAYHCLSGGDMDTNNGCGKKHLCFIKWKFLEAKAAAYYYHGLILDKGNEPSFHVSAVCCFLAAEQLLSESKKACLSFSLAAPVTRAPPLWGSMKHLRQKIPEVASRKSQMYGYLLEQEKALQALPDLPEFQLSLRPDDYQLPEIDPAWDSEKWEIPGQPLKDHLKDSEDDIETE, from the exons ATGGGTTGCACTTCTTCTATGTACGCTGttggaaggaagaagaagaagaagctgagtGTACCCGAAGTCGTGGTCTTCCTTCCCTCAATGAGAATTCCAGAACAATCTAATCTTCAAAGACCGCTTAGAGGGCTAATTCCCAAAGATCTTGCCGATAGGTTGTCTTGCATCCGGAATCAGATTGTGCTGGTGGCAGAAGATACTG CTCTTGCAGGTGGATCAGCTATAACAGAACTACGGCAAGCACTTGAGGAATACTTGTCTGTTTTGATTGGACTCACAAAGAAAG AAAATGGTATTGAGGGACTTGTAGAATTCAAGTGGAAGAATTTAGAAGATGGACGGCAT CAGGAAACGTGTGTAGCCAACTCCTGGTTTGAATTGCTGTCTGTTGTTCACCTAATGGCTATGCTGACTTTGTCAGAGGCTGATTCGTTAATGATCCCTAAGGACCATTCTGGTTCTGGTATAAGGGTAGTATCTTCAG ATTGCAAGAGGGATGCTGTTGATTTGTTACTCAAGGCAGCAGGATACTTGGAATTTTGTGTCCGGGATGTCCTGGTTTGTATGCCACCAGATATCAA GGAAAAGTTGCCCAAAGATTTGCAGGATGGTGTACTGGAGGCAATTTCCATTCAAGCACTAGGCCAG GGAACTGAAATTCAGCTTGGTTTAGCTGTTGAGTGTCAAAAGGCCACTTTATCAGTGAAGAGGAGGTTGGCATGTGAACAGCTGAGCTATTTTAGCCAG GCTTATCACTGCTTGTCAGGGGGAGACATGGACACCAATAATGGGTGTGGAAAGAAGCATCTCTGCTTCATCAAATGGAAATTCCTTGAAGCAAAG GCTGCAGCTTACTACTACCATGGTCTGATCCTTGACAAGGGTAATGAACCATCCTTTCATGTCAGTGCTGTGTGCTGTTTTCTTGCTGCAGAACAACTTCTGTCAGAGAGCAAGAAGGCATGCCTGAGCTTTTCCCTTGCAGCTCCTGTGACGAG GGCTCCTCCACTCTGGGGATCTATGAAGCATTTACGTCAGAAAATTCCTGAAGTTGCATCAAGGAAGTCTCAGATGTATGGCTACCTCTTAGAACAAGAGAA GGCTCTCCAAGCATTGCCTGACCTACCAGAATTTCAATTGTCATTAAGGCCTGATGACTATCAACTACCTGAAATTGATCCAGCTTGGGATAGTGAAAAATGGGAAATTCCAGGCCAGCCTCTGAAAGATCACCTCAAGGATAGTGAAGATGACATTGAAACTGAATGA
- the LOC132181389 gene encoding uncharacterized protein LOC132181389 isoform X2 → MGCTSSMYAVGRKKKKKLSVPEVVVFLPSMRIPEQSNLQRPLRGLIPKDLADRLSCIRNQIVLVAEDTALAGGSAITELRQALEEYLSVLIGLTKKENGIEGLVEFKWKNLEDGRHETCVANSWFELLSVVHLMAMLTLSEADSLMIPKDHSGSGIRVVSSDCKRDAVDLLLKAAGYLEFCVRDVLVCMPPDIKEKLPKDLQDGVLEAISIQALGQGTEIQLGLAVECQKATLSVKRRLACEQLSYFSQAYHCLSGGDMDTNNGCGKKHLCFIKWKFLEAKAAAYYYHGLILDKGNEPSFHVSAVCCFLAAEQLLSESKKACLSFSLAAPVTRAPPLWGSMKHLRQKIPEVASRKSQMYGYLLEQEKALQALPDLPEFQLSLRPDDYQLPEIDPAWDSEKWEIPGQPLKDHLKDSEDDIETE, encoded by the exons ATGGGTTGCACTTCTTCTATGTACGCTGttggaaggaagaagaagaagaagctgagtGTACCCGAAGTCGTGGTCTTCCTTCCCTCAATGAGAATTCCAGAACAATCTAATCTTCAAAGACCGCTTAGAGGGCTAATTCCCAAAGATCTTGCCGATAGGTTGTCTTGCATCCGGAATCAGATTGTGCTGGTGGCAGAAGATACTG CTCTTGCAGGTGGATCAGCTATAACAGAACTACGGCAAGCACTTGAGGAATACTTGTCTGTTTTGATTGGACTCACAAAGAAAG AAAATGGTATTGAGGGACTTGTAGAATTCAAGTGGAAGAATTTAGAAGATGGACGGCAT GAAACGTGTGTAGCCAACTCCTGGTTTGAATTGCTGTCTGTTGTTCACCTAATGGCTATGCTGACTTTGTCAGAGGCTGATTCGTTAATGATCCCTAAGGACCATTCTGGTTCTGGTATAAGGGTAGTATCTTCAG ATTGCAAGAGGGATGCTGTTGATTTGTTACTCAAGGCAGCAGGATACTTGGAATTTTGTGTCCGGGATGTCCTGGTTTGTATGCCACCAGATATCAA GGAAAAGTTGCCCAAAGATTTGCAGGATGGTGTACTGGAGGCAATTTCCATTCAAGCACTAGGCCAG GGAACTGAAATTCAGCTTGGTTTAGCTGTTGAGTGTCAAAAGGCCACTTTATCAGTGAAGAGGAGGTTGGCATGTGAACAGCTGAGCTATTTTAGCCAG GCTTATCACTGCTTGTCAGGGGGAGACATGGACACCAATAATGGGTGTGGAAAGAAGCATCTCTGCTTCATCAAATGGAAATTCCTTGAAGCAAAG GCTGCAGCTTACTACTACCATGGTCTGATCCTTGACAAGGGTAATGAACCATCCTTTCATGTCAGTGCTGTGTGCTGTTTTCTTGCTGCAGAACAACTTCTGTCAGAGAGCAAGAAGGCATGCCTGAGCTTTTCCCTTGCAGCTCCTGTGACGAG GGCTCCTCCACTCTGGGGATCTATGAAGCATTTACGTCAGAAAATTCCTGAAGTTGCATCAAGGAAGTCTCAGATGTATGGCTACCTCTTAGAACAAGAGAA GGCTCTCCAAGCATTGCCTGACCTACCAGAATTTCAATTGTCATTAAGGCCTGATGACTATCAACTACCTGAAATTGATCCAGCTTGGGATAGTGAAAAATGGGAAATTCCAGGCCAGCCTCTGAAAGATCACCTCAAGGATAGTGAAGATGACATTGAAACTGAATGA
- the LOC132181389 gene encoding uncharacterized protein LOC132181389 isoform X5, producing the protein MGCTSSMYAVGRKKKKKLSVPEVVVFLPSMRIPEQSNLQRPLRGLIPKDLADRLSCIRNQIVLVAEDTALAGGSAITELRQALEEYLSVLIGLTKKEFKWKNLEDGRHQETCVANSWFELLSVVHLMAMLTLSEADSLMIPKDHSGSGIRVVSSDCKRDAVDLLLKAAGYLEFCVRDVLVCMPPDIKEKLPKDLQDGVLEAISIQALGQGTEIQLGLAVECQKATLSVKRRLACEQLSYFSQAYHCLSGGDMDTNNGCGKKHLCFIKWKFLEAKAAAYYYHGLILDKGNEPSFHVSAVCCFLAAEQLLSESKKACLSFSLAAPVTRAPPLWGSMKHLRQKIPEVASRKSQMYGYLLEQEKALQALPDLPEFQLSLRPDDYQLPEIDPAWDSEKWEIPGQPLKDHLKDSEDDIETE; encoded by the exons ATGGGTTGCACTTCTTCTATGTACGCTGttggaaggaagaagaagaagaagctgagtGTACCCGAAGTCGTGGTCTTCCTTCCCTCAATGAGAATTCCAGAACAATCTAATCTTCAAAGACCGCTTAGAGGGCTAATTCCCAAAGATCTTGCCGATAGGTTGTCTTGCATCCGGAATCAGATTGTGCTGGTGGCAGAAGATACTG CTCTTGCAGGTGGATCAGCTATAACAGAACTACGGCAAGCACTTGAGGAATACTTGTCTGTTTTGATTGGACTCACAAAGAAAG AATTCAAGTGGAAGAATTTAGAAGATGGACGGCAT CAGGAAACGTGTGTAGCCAACTCCTGGTTTGAATTGCTGTCTGTTGTTCACCTAATGGCTATGCTGACTTTGTCAGAGGCTGATTCGTTAATGATCCCTAAGGACCATTCTGGTTCTGGTATAAGGGTAGTATCTTCAG ATTGCAAGAGGGATGCTGTTGATTTGTTACTCAAGGCAGCAGGATACTTGGAATTTTGTGTCCGGGATGTCCTGGTTTGTATGCCACCAGATATCAA GGAAAAGTTGCCCAAAGATTTGCAGGATGGTGTACTGGAGGCAATTTCCATTCAAGCACTAGGCCAG GGAACTGAAATTCAGCTTGGTTTAGCTGTTGAGTGTCAAAAGGCCACTTTATCAGTGAAGAGGAGGTTGGCATGTGAACAGCTGAGCTATTTTAGCCAG GCTTATCACTGCTTGTCAGGGGGAGACATGGACACCAATAATGGGTGTGGAAAGAAGCATCTCTGCTTCATCAAATGGAAATTCCTTGAAGCAAAG GCTGCAGCTTACTACTACCATGGTCTGATCCTTGACAAGGGTAATGAACCATCCTTTCATGTCAGTGCTGTGTGCTGTTTTCTTGCTGCAGAACAACTTCTGTCAGAGAGCAAGAAGGCATGCCTGAGCTTTTCCCTTGCAGCTCCTGTGACGAG GGCTCCTCCACTCTGGGGATCTATGAAGCATTTACGTCAGAAAATTCCTGAAGTTGCATCAAGGAAGTCTCAGATGTATGGCTACCTCTTAGAACAAGAGAA GGCTCTCCAAGCATTGCCTGACCTACCAGAATTTCAATTGTCATTAAGGCCTGATGACTATCAACTACCTGAAATTGATCCAGCTTGGGATAGTGAAAAATGGGAAATTCCAGGCCAGCCTCTGAAAGATCACCTCAAGGATAGTGAAGATGACATTGAAACTGAATGA
- the LOC132181389 gene encoding uncharacterized protein LOC132181389 isoform X7 — protein sequence MGCTSSMYAVGRKKKKKLSVPEVVVFLPSMRIPEQSNLQRPLRGLIPKDLADRLSCIRNQIVLVAEDTGGSAITELRQALEEYLSVLIGLTKKEFKWKNLEDGRHQETCVANSWFELLSVVHLMAMLTLSEADSLMIPKDHSGSGIRVVSSDCKRDAVDLLLKAAGYLEFCVRDVLVCMPPDIKEKLPKDLQDGVLEAISIQALGQGTEIQLGLAVECQKATLSVKRRLACEQLSYFSQAYHCLSGGDMDTNNGCGKKHLCFIKWKFLEAKAAAYYYHGLILDKGNEPSFHVSAVCCFLAAEQLLSESKKACLSFSLAAPVTRAPPLWGSMKHLRQKIPEVASRKSQMYGYLLEQEKALQALPDLPEFQLSLRPDDYQLPEIDPAWDSEKWEIPGQPLKDHLKDSEDDIETE from the exons ATGGGTTGCACTTCTTCTATGTACGCTGttggaaggaagaagaagaagaagctgagtGTACCCGAAGTCGTGGTCTTCCTTCCCTCAATGAGAATTCCAGAACAATCTAATCTTCAAAGACCGCTTAGAGGGCTAATTCCCAAAGATCTTGCCGATAGGTTGTCTTGCATCCGGAATCAGATTGTGCTGGTGGCAGAAGATACTG GTGGATCAGCTATAACAGAACTACGGCAAGCACTTGAGGAATACTTGTCTGTTTTGATTGGACTCACAAAGAAAG AATTCAAGTGGAAGAATTTAGAAGATGGACGGCAT CAGGAAACGTGTGTAGCCAACTCCTGGTTTGAATTGCTGTCTGTTGTTCACCTAATGGCTATGCTGACTTTGTCAGAGGCTGATTCGTTAATGATCCCTAAGGACCATTCTGGTTCTGGTATAAGGGTAGTATCTTCAG ATTGCAAGAGGGATGCTGTTGATTTGTTACTCAAGGCAGCAGGATACTTGGAATTTTGTGTCCGGGATGTCCTGGTTTGTATGCCACCAGATATCAA GGAAAAGTTGCCCAAAGATTTGCAGGATGGTGTACTGGAGGCAATTTCCATTCAAGCACTAGGCCAG GGAACTGAAATTCAGCTTGGTTTAGCTGTTGAGTGTCAAAAGGCCACTTTATCAGTGAAGAGGAGGTTGGCATGTGAACAGCTGAGCTATTTTAGCCAG GCTTATCACTGCTTGTCAGGGGGAGACATGGACACCAATAATGGGTGTGGAAAGAAGCATCTCTGCTTCATCAAATGGAAATTCCTTGAAGCAAAG GCTGCAGCTTACTACTACCATGGTCTGATCCTTGACAAGGGTAATGAACCATCCTTTCATGTCAGTGCTGTGTGCTGTTTTCTTGCTGCAGAACAACTTCTGTCAGAGAGCAAGAAGGCATGCCTGAGCTTTTCCCTTGCAGCTCCTGTGACGAG GGCTCCTCCACTCTGGGGATCTATGAAGCATTTACGTCAGAAAATTCCTGAAGTTGCATCAAGGAAGTCTCAGATGTATGGCTACCTCTTAGAACAAGAGAA GGCTCTCCAAGCATTGCCTGACCTACCAGAATTTCAATTGTCATTAAGGCCTGATGACTATCAACTACCTGAAATTGATCCAGCTTGGGATAGTGAAAAATGGGAAATTCCAGGCCAGCCTCTGAAAGATCACCTCAAGGATAGTGAAGATGACATTGAAACTGAATGA
- the LOC132181389 gene encoding uncharacterized protein LOC132181389 isoform X4: MGCTSSMYAVGRKKKKKLSVPEVVVFLPSMRIPEQSNLQRPLRGLIPKDLADRLSCIRNQIVLVAEDTGGSAITELRQALEEYLSVLIGLTKKENGIEGLVEFKWKNLEDGRHETCVANSWFELLSVVHLMAMLTLSEADSLMIPKDHSGSGIRVVSSDCKRDAVDLLLKAAGYLEFCVRDVLVCMPPDIKEKLPKDLQDGVLEAISIQALGQGTEIQLGLAVECQKATLSVKRRLACEQLSYFSQAYHCLSGGDMDTNNGCGKKHLCFIKWKFLEAKAAAYYYHGLILDKGNEPSFHVSAVCCFLAAEQLLSESKKACLSFSLAAPVTRAPPLWGSMKHLRQKIPEVASRKSQMYGYLLEQEKALQALPDLPEFQLSLRPDDYQLPEIDPAWDSEKWEIPGQPLKDHLKDSEDDIETE; encoded by the exons ATGGGTTGCACTTCTTCTATGTACGCTGttggaaggaagaagaagaagaagctgagtGTACCCGAAGTCGTGGTCTTCCTTCCCTCAATGAGAATTCCAGAACAATCTAATCTTCAAAGACCGCTTAGAGGGCTAATTCCCAAAGATCTTGCCGATAGGTTGTCTTGCATCCGGAATCAGATTGTGCTGGTGGCAGAAGATACTG GTGGATCAGCTATAACAGAACTACGGCAAGCACTTGAGGAATACTTGTCTGTTTTGATTGGACTCACAAAGAAAG AAAATGGTATTGAGGGACTTGTAGAATTCAAGTGGAAGAATTTAGAAGATGGACGGCAT GAAACGTGTGTAGCCAACTCCTGGTTTGAATTGCTGTCTGTTGTTCACCTAATGGCTATGCTGACTTTGTCAGAGGCTGATTCGTTAATGATCCCTAAGGACCATTCTGGTTCTGGTATAAGGGTAGTATCTTCAG ATTGCAAGAGGGATGCTGTTGATTTGTTACTCAAGGCAGCAGGATACTTGGAATTTTGTGTCCGGGATGTCCTGGTTTGTATGCCACCAGATATCAA GGAAAAGTTGCCCAAAGATTTGCAGGATGGTGTACTGGAGGCAATTTCCATTCAAGCACTAGGCCAG GGAACTGAAATTCAGCTTGGTTTAGCTGTTGAGTGTCAAAAGGCCACTTTATCAGTGAAGAGGAGGTTGGCATGTGAACAGCTGAGCTATTTTAGCCAG GCTTATCACTGCTTGTCAGGGGGAGACATGGACACCAATAATGGGTGTGGAAAGAAGCATCTCTGCTTCATCAAATGGAAATTCCTTGAAGCAAAG GCTGCAGCTTACTACTACCATGGTCTGATCCTTGACAAGGGTAATGAACCATCCTTTCATGTCAGTGCTGTGTGCTGTTTTCTTGCTGCAGAACAACTTCTGTCAGAGAGCAAGAAGGCATGCCTGAGCTTTTCCCTTGCAGCTCCTGTGACGAG GGCTCCTCCACTCTGGGGATCTATGAAGCATTTACGTCAGAAAATTCCTGAAGTTGCATCAAGGAAGTCTCAGATGTATGGCTACCTCTTAGAACAAGAGAA GGCTCTCCAAGCATTGCCTGACCTACCAGAATTTCAATTGTCATTAAGGCCTGATGACTATCAACTACCTGAAATTGATCCAGCTTGGGATAGTGAAAAATGGGAAATTCCAGGCCAGCCTCTGAAAGATCACCTCAAGGATAGTGAAGATGACATTGAAACTGAATGA
- the LOC132181389 gene encoding uncharacterized protein LOC132181389 isoform X6, with protein MGCTSSMYAVGRKKKKKLSVPEVVVFLPSMRIPEQSNLQRPLRGLIPKDLADRLSCIRNQIVLVAEDTALAGGSAITELRQALEEYLSVLIGLTKKEFKWKNLEDGRHETCVANSWFELLSVVHLMAMLTLSEADSLMIPKDHSGSGIRVVSSDCKRDAVDLLLKAAGYLEFCVRDVLVCMPPDIKEKLPKDLQDGVLEAISIQALGQGTEIQLGLAVECQKATLSVKRRLACEQLSYFSQAYHCLSGGDMDTNNGCGKKHLCFIKWKFLEAKAAAYYYHGLILDKGNEPSFHVSAVCCFLAAEQLLSESKKACLSFSLAAPVTRAPPLWGSMKHLRQKIPEVASRKSQMYGYLLEQEKALQALPDLPEFQLSLRPDDYQLPEIDPAWDSEKWEIPGQPLKDHLKDSEDDIETE; from the exons ATGGGTTGCACTTCTTCTATGTACGCTGttggaaggaagaagaagaagaagctgagtGTACCCGAAGTCGTGGTCTTCCTTCCCTCAATGAGAATTCCAGAACAATCTAATCTTCAAAGACCGCTTAGAGGGCTAATTCCCAAAGATCTTGCCGATAGGTTGTCTTGCATCCGGAATCAGATTGTGCTGGTGGCAGAAGATACTG CTCTTGCAGGTGGATCAGCTATAACAGAACTACGGCAAGCACTTGAGGAATACTTGTCTGTTTTGATTGGACTCACAAAGAAAG AATTCAAGTGGAAGAATTTAGAAGATGGACGGCAT GAAACGTGTGTAGCCAACTCCTGGTTTGAATTGCTGTCTGTTGTTCACCTAATGGCTATGCTGACTTTGTCAGAGGCTGATTCGTTAATGATCCCTAAGGACCATTCTGGTTCTGGTATAAGGGTAGTATCTTCAG ATTGCAAGAGGGATGCTGTTGATTTGTTACTCAAGGCAGCAGGATACTTGGAATTTTGTGTCCGGGATGTCCTGGTTTGTATGCCACCAGATATCAA GGAAAAGTTGCCCAAAGATTTGCAGGATGGTGTACTGGAGGCAATTTCCATTCAAGCACTAGGCCAG GGAACTGAAATTCAGCTTGGTTTAGCTGTTGAGTGTCAAAAGGCCACTTTATCAGTGAAGAGGAGGTTGGCATGTGAACAGCTGAGCTATTTTAGCCAG GCTTATCACTGCTTGTCAGGGGGAGACATGGACACCAATAATGGGTGTGGAAAGAAGCATCTCTGCTTCATCAAATGGAAATTCCTTGAAGCAAAG GCTGCAGCTTACTACTACCATGGTCTGATCCTTGACAAGGGTAATGAACCATCCTTTCATGTCAGTGCTGTGTGCTGTTTTCTTGCTGCAGAACAACTTCTGTCAGAGAGCAAGAAGGCATGCCTGAGCTTTTCCCTTGCAGCTCCTGTGACGAG GGCTCCTCCACTCTGGGGATCTATGAAGCATTTACGTCAGAAAATTCCTGAAGTTGCATCAAGGAAGTCTCAGATGTATGGCTACCTCTTAGAACAAGAGAA GGCTCTCCAAGCATTGCCTGACCTACCAGAATTTCAATTGTCATTAAGGCCTGATGACTATCAACTACCTGAAATTGATCCAGCTTGGGATAGTGAAAAATGGGAAATTCCAGGCCAGCCTCTGAAAGATCACCTCAAGGATAGTGAAGATGACATTGAAACTGAATGA
- the LOC132181389 gene encoding uncharacterized protein LOC132181389 isoform X3, with translation MGCTSSMYAVGRKKKKKLSVPEVVVFLPSMRIPEQSNLQRPLRGLIPKDLADRLSCIRNQIVLVAEDTGGSAITELRQALEEYLSVLIGLTKKENGIEGLVEFKWKNLEDGRHQETCVANSWFELLSVVHLMAMLTLSEADSLMIPKDHSGSGIRVVSSDCKRDAVDLLLKAAGYLEFCVRDVLVCMPPDIKEKLPKDLQDGVLEAISIQALGQGTEIQLGLAVECQKATLSVKRRLACEQLSYFSQAYHCLSGGDMDTNNGCGKKHLCFIKWKFLEAKAAAYYYHGLILDKGNEPSFHVSAVCCFLAAEQLLSESKKACLSFSLAAPVTRAPPLWGSMKHLRQKIPEVASRKSQMYGYLLEQEKALQALPDLPEFQLSLRPDDYQLPEIDPAWDSEKWEIPGQPLKDHLKDSEDDIETE, from the exons ATGGGTTGCACTTCTTCTATGTACGCTGttggaaggaagaagaagaagaagctgagtGTACCCGAAGTCGTGGTCTTCCTTCCCTCAATGAGAATTCCAGAACAATCTAATCTTCAAAGACCGCTTAGAGGGCTAATTCCCAAAGATCTTGCCGATAGGTTGTCTTGCATCCGGAATCAGATTGTGCTGGTGGCAGAAGATACTG GTGGATCAGCTATAACAGAACTACGGCAAGCACTTGAGGAATACTTGTCTGTTTTGATTGGACTCACAAAGAAAG AAAATGGTATTGAGGGACTTGTAGAATTCAAGTGGAAGAATTTAGAAGATGGACGGCAT CAGGAAACGTGTGTAGCCAACTCCTGGTTTGAATTGCTGTCTGTTGTTCACCTAATGGCTATGCTGACTTTGTCAGAGGCTGATTCGTTAATGATCCCTAAGGACCATTCTGGTTCTGGTATAAGGGTAGTATCTTCAG ATTGCAAGAGGGATGCTGTTGATTTGTTACTCAAGGCAGCAGGATACTTGGAATTTTGTGTCCGGGATGTCCTGGTTTGTATGCCACCAGATATCAA GGAAAAGTTGCCCAAAGATTTGCAGGATGGTGTACTGGAGGCAATTTCCATTCAAGCACTAGGCCAG GGAACTGAAATTCAGCTTGGTTTAGCTGTTGAGTGTCAAAAGGCCACTTTATCAGTGAAGAGGAGGTTGGCATGTGAACAGCTGAGCTATTTTAGCCAG GCTTATCACTGCTTGTCAGGGGGAGACATGGACACCAATAATGGGTGTGGAAAGAAGCATCTCTGCTTCATCAAATGGAAATTCCTTGAAGCAAAG GCTGCAGCTTACTACTACCATGGTCTGATCCTTGACAAGGGTAATGAACCATCCTTTCATGTCAGTGCTGTGTGCTGTTTTCTTGCTGCAGAACAACTTCTGTCAGAGAGCAAGAAGGCATGCCTGAGCTTTTCCCTTGCAGCTCCTGTGACGAG GGCTCCTCCACTCTGGGGATCTATGAAGCATTTACGTCAGAAAATTCCTGAAGTTGCATCAAGGAAGTCTCAGATGTATGGCTACCTCTTAGAACAAGAGAA GGCTCTCCAAGCATTGCCTGACCTACCAGAATTTCAATTGTCATTAAGGCCTGATGACTATCAACTACCTGAAATTGATCCAGCTTGGGATAGTGAAAAATGGGAAATTCCAGGCCAGCCTCTGAAAGATCACCTCAAGGATAGTGAAGATGACATTGAAACTGAATGA